The Aggregicoccus sp. 17bor-14 genome includes a region encoding these proteins:
- a CDS encoding ferredoxin, translating to MKRYRMAICKGMDCKADGANELFAQARESLASRGLTARCELYRGGCYGLCHMGPNVVVREDTGGKRDPLSREDFQLMGWEGEAYYARMTPEKLERVLAEHIAEDRPVPELFGQPEE from the coding sequence ATGAAGCGCTACCGGATGGCCATCTGCAAGGGGATGGACTGCAAGGCAGATGGAGCCAACGAGCTCTTCGCGCAGGCGCGCGAGTCGCTCGCGAGCCGCGGCCTCACGGCGCGCTGCGAGCTGTACCGCGGCGGCTGCTACGGCCTGTGCCACATGGGGCCCAACGTCGTCGTGCGCGAGGACACCGGCGGCAAGCGCGATCCCCTGAGCCGTGAGGACTTCCAGCTCATGGGCTGGGAGGGCGAGGCGTACTACGCGCGCATGACGCCGGAGAAGCTCGAGCGCGTGCTCGCCGAGCACATCGCGGAGGACCGGCCGGTCCCCGAGCTCTTCGGCCAGCCCGAGGAGTAG